CAGTACCCGCCAGTTCCTGTCCACACCGCACACCAAGCTCGCCGAACGCCTGACCCACTCCTCGGTGCAGCGCAAGATCATCTTCGGCCTGATCATCCTCGCTCTCGCCTGGCCGTTCTTCGGCTCGCGCGGCGCGGTGGACATCGCCACGCTGATCCTGATCTACGTGCTGCTGGGCCTTGGCCTGAACATCGTGGTGGGCCTGGCGGGCCTGCTCGACCTGGGCTACGTCGGCTTCTACGCCGTGGGCGCCTACAGCTACGCGCTGCTCTCGCACTACTACGGACTGGGCTTCTGGGTGTGCCTGCCGATCGCCGGCCTGATGGCGGCCTTCTTCGGCTTCATCCTCGGCTTCCCGGTGTTGAGATTGCGCGGTGACTACCTGGCCATCGTGACCCTGGGCTTCGGCGAGATCATCCGCATCCTGCTGCGCAACCTGACCTGGCTGACCGGCGGCCCCAACGGCATCAGCAGCATCGACAAGCCGACCCTGTTCGGCCTCTCCCTCGAGCGCCGCGCCCCCGAGGGCATGCAGACCTTCCACGAGTTCTTCGGCATCGCCTACAACTCGAACTACAAGGTCGTGTTCCTCTACCTGGTCGCGCTGCTGCTGGTGCTGCTGGTGCTGTTCGTGATCAACCGCCTGCTGCGCATGCCCCTGGGCCGCGCCTGGGAAGCCTTGCGTGAAGACGAGATCGCCTGCCGCGCCCTGGGCCTGAACCCGACGATCATCAAGCTCTCCGCCTTCACCCTCGGCGCCTGCTTCGCCGGTTTCGCCGGCAGCTTCTTCGCCGCGCGCCAGGGCCTGGTAACGCCGGAGTCCTTCACCTTC
This Pseudomonas sp. ATCC 13867 DNA region includes the following protein-coding sequences:
- a CDS encoding high-affinity branched-chain amino acid ABC transporter permease LivM — translated: MSQRLKIAFFSALLVMAVAYPVLGIKLSVIGIGLQLEGASPTTLWTIAACAAGMFVWQLVRDKFHFVTSTRQFLSTPHTKLAERLTHSSVQRKIIFGLIILALAWPFFGSRGAVDIATLILIYVLLGLGLNIVVGLAGLLDLGYVGFYAVGAYSYALLSHYYGLGFWVCLPIAGLMAAFFGFILGFPVLRLRGDYLAIVTLGFGEIIRILLRNLTWLTGGPNGISSIDKPTLFGLSLERRAPEGMQTFHEFFGIAYNSNYKVVFLYLVALLLVLLVLFVINRLLRMPLGRAWEALREDEIACRALGLNPTIIKLSAFTLGACFAGFAGSFFAARQGLVTPESFTFIESATILAIVVLGGLGSQLGVILAAVVMILLPELMREFSEYRMLMFGAIMVLMMIWRPQGLLPMQRPHLELRK